Below is a genomic region from Spirochaetota bacterium.
TTAACCCCTGCTGATGCTATTATTGGCACCAATTATACGATAACACCTGAAGTGCATGTTTCCGGAAGTTTTACCTGTAATAGTGCTGCAACTTCAGGCTCTTACAATGTGGCGATAACAATAATCGGAAAAGTTACGGCGACTTTTAACAATACTGTTCAAGTATTTGACATTGTAAATTATCAAAATACAACACCACACAAAATTAATTTTAAAGAAGTCTCCGTTAATGGCACTGTAACTATTTCTGATGTTAATGTCACAACCAATGTGTCATTTAACTATTCAGCCCTTCCACTTCCCAGTTTAGCACTCGTGGTAAATAATCTCAGCGGGGTAGCCATAGCAAGTGATTTGCAAATCGATGGGGGTACAGCTGTAGCGCTTAACCTGAATGTGGCTGAAAAATTTAATTTCAATTTATCTCTCCTTGGCATATCAGGATCAGCGTCGGCGATTGTTGATGGAACTGTTAATAGCGAAGAAGTTTACATGAGCTACGGTTTTAGCGGTGATAATATATTCCAATTTAATTTACCGGCCCAGATCGGATATGCGCGATGATGTAACCAAAGTTTTGTATGTCTGTTTAATTGCCCGGTGTTAAGGGATATCTGAATTATTTCATTAAAGAGAGGCTGTCCCATATTACGGGATGGCCCCTTTGCTTAGTCAAAAGTGATGAATTTGGTTATGTCCGGCGGGTATCCCCAGATGAGTTTCCAGCAGACTATGTTGTCAATGACCATTTTAGCCAAAACGTAATTCTTAAATAGATAGTTATCGGTAATATTTTTATTCATTATTCTTTTCAGATATTTTTTAACTGCATAGGCTAGAATTAAAGAAACAGACATCTTCAGCAGCTTCCTCAGGTCCAGGAAATACTCATAGTCATCCTCCCGTAAGCTTACATGGAACGTGCGCCACTCGCAGGGCATGCTTTTTTCCTGATATTGCACCAGCTTCCCAAGGCGGGAAGGATTGGCGATATCATCCATTACCTTTTTTAATAAAGTAACAATCAAATCAGAGCGCGAGATTCCTCTGGCCTTAGCCGCAGAATTGATCAGCCTGAAAATATCGACATGAATATTGAGTGTGGTTTCCATGGATTTTCTCTTGTCAATAAAAGATAGTATCAATATATTGTACGAATAGTAGTGAAAATCGTTAAAAAAAAATCTGGATGCTGAGAATGCTGCCTCCTACCGTAACAATAAAAACACATCGGTATTCACCGGCAGGGGTGGAGCCTGTTGATTTGCTGATAAGCTCGGAGTATCATATTACCTTGCTGCTGAACGGCAGGCCCTGCCTTTCCGTGGCGTGTTCCGGTTCTGACCTGGAAATGCTGGCAGTGGGACACATGATCACCGAGGGGATCATCCTCTCAAAGGATGAAATCAAAGCAATACAGGTTGATGAGGAACGGAAAACGGTTAATGTGCTCCTCGTGGATAATGCCGATGTGTTCGGGCGCCTGATAAAAATACGAACCCTTGTGTCGGGATGCGCCGGATCGGGATCTGAATCGTCTGAAGATGTTCCCGTAAGACGGGATCTTCCGCGGGTCAATCCTGCGGTCATTACCTCCGCGATGCATGAGTTTTTGGGGCTATCGGAAATTCACAGCAAGACCCATGGCGTTCACAGCGCGGCGCTCTATGCCGTTGACGGGACGCGTGTCGTGTTTTTTGATGAGATCGGGAGGCACAATGCCGTTGACAAGGTGATCGGATTCGCCATGACCCATGGAGTTTCCCTGGACCGCATGATGCTCTTCAGCACCGGGCGGATAGCGACCGAGATCGCGTTAAAGGCGGCCAGGGCCGGCATACCCGTCCTCGTGACGCGGGCGTCCCCTACCAGCATGGCGGTGGATTTTGTCCGAAAAAAAAATATCATCCTCATTACCGGCGTGCGCAAGGATGCCTTCTATGTTCACAATGGCGCCGAATACGTGGGATGATCGCAGCGCGCGCAAACCCTGGGGCTCCGCTCCGGGGTATTTTATATCAGGGCTTATGGTATCCTTCTTTGAGGGCGGCGCTGTCAAGGCTTGCGGTAAGGATATTTTCCACGGTTAGGTCGCATCCCTCGATATCCTCGAATTTTTCCAGGCAAACCGTTTTCATGAAGCCCTTGCAGGTGGCGCACAGGTCAAGACGATGGCGGGAATCGTTCTCGGCGGAAAGGTATTCGAGCATGGCGGCATCCTCGGTGCCGCAGACGGCGCAGGCTATCCTCTTGTAGGCCCACCGGTTCTCGCACAGTGAGCAGTGAAGGAACCTCTTCCCCTCCGAGCCGGGGACTATTGCGGCCATGTCGGGCTGATTGCCGCAGAAAGGACAGTATGGCGAGTCAAGCGTATCGGGATTCAAAATATCACTCTTCTCTCTCAGGCTGATAAAAAACGGCTTCAGCCAGTTAATTAGCACGAATATCGTTCCGTCGGGACTGATCTTATGGGTGATGGCGAACTGGTTAAGCCGATCGGCATCCATATCGAGGACCGCGTCAAGGATCCGGCTCAGTGTGCCGGGAT
It encodes:
- a CDS encoding formate dehydrogenase accessory protein FdhE, translating into MEDHIAYLNDKNKTIQAGGVLTDDMISFYQDLFSYHRKQFDRIINDPRLPKIIETDLPVSKNGKAKVDGTALADLLLPGLAPIIEIVETRNPGLHLEPLHQAVASDPGTLSRILDAVLDMDADRLNQFAITHKISPDGTIFVLINWLKPFFISLREKSDILNPDTLDSPYCPFCGNQPDMAAIVPGSEGKRFLHCSLCENRWAYKRIACAVCGTEDAAMLEYLSAENDSRHRLDLCATCKGFMKTVCLEKFEDIEGCDLTVENILTASLDSAALKEGYHKP
- the fdhD gene encoding formate dehydrogenase accessory sulfurtransferase FdhD, with the translated sequence MLISSEYHITLLLNGRPCLSVACSGSDLEMLAVGHMITEGIILSKDEIKAIQVDEERKTVNVLLVDNADVFGRLIKIRTLVSGCAGSGSESSEDVPVRRDLPRVNPAVITSAMHEFLGLSEIHSKTHGVHSAALYAVDGTRVVFFDEIGRHNAVDKVIGFAMTHGVSLDRMMLFSTGRIATEIALKAARAGIPVLVTRASPTSMAVDFVRKKNIILITGVRKDAFYVHNGAEYVG